Below is a genomic region from Loxodonta africana isolate mLoxAfr1 chromosome Y, mLoxAfr1.hap2, whole genome shotgun sequence.
gaatgagacaaggatggccCCTATCACaagttatattcaatattgttctggaagtcctagtaAGCACAGTAAGaccacagaaaaaaaggaagggagggatggaggaaagaaagaaagaaaaaatgtatccAAAGTAGAAAAGACGATGTAAAACTATCTCTATATGGATATGACATGATAACATGCATATAATAGCCTGAAGGTTTCACAACAAATTTgctagaacaaataaataaagcaagGAGGCAggctacaagatcaacacaccaaTCACTTGGGTTTCCTGTACTGCAACAATAAGAGATTGGAAAAGGATATCAAGTAAGCAGTATGATTTGcaatgttgttcttaggtgcttaGAGTTGGTTCTGATACATAAAGACCCtacaaacactgcctggaccagtgttatcctcacaactgttgttatgcttgagcccattgttgcagcaactgtgtcaatcaatcttgttgagggtattcctctttttagctgaggACCTACTTTACAGGTAtatgaaaagaggaaggcccccccaaaagaaagactgacacagtggctccaacaatgggcttaagcataacaacaactgtaaggatggcacaggtccaggcaggatcagacagtgttttgttctgttttatacagggtcactatgagttggaactgactagatggcacctaacaacaatgacacctgttttaccaaatatgatgtccttcctcaaggactggtcccttcgtAACATATCCTAAGtacgtgaggtgaagtctcaccatcctttcctctaaggagcattctggctgcattttacttgttccaagacagatttgttccttcttctaggggtccacagtatattcaatatttttcgccaataccataattcaaatacatcagttcagtcttctttattctttgtccagctttcacgtgtacCTGAGCTGACTGAaaaaaacatggcttgggtcatgtgcactatagaccttaaagtgacatatttgcttgtttacactttaaagaggtcttttgcaacagatttgcccagtgcaacagctcttttggtttcttgacagctgcttccatgggtattgattgaggatccaagtaaaatgaaatccttgacaaattcaatcttttctccttttatcatgacattgcttactggtctgcatgtgagggtttttgttttctttaaattgaagTGTAatgcatattgaaggctgtggtttttgatattATGAGTAAGTGTtccaagtgctcttcactttcagtcagcaaagttgtgtcatctgcatatagctggtagttaatgagtcttcctggaatcctgatgccctttatagtccagcttcatggattttttgttcagcatgaggattgaataagtatggtgaaaggatacaaccctaaggcACCTCCCTCATttgaaactatgcagtatcccctcattctgttggaacgactgcaTCTTCATCTATGTAGATTCCTCAACTAAACAGTGAGGTGTTGAGGAATACCCATTCTTAGTAatgctattcataatttgttacgatccacacagttgaatgcttttgcactgtcaataaataaataaaagcaaagatgttgcttagagaactaaagtgtgtctgacccaagccatggcatttttgaTCACCTctttgcatgggaaagctggaaatgattaaagaagacagaaagagaatcGATATCTTTACactatagtgttggtgaagaatattgaacatactatgtacttccagaagaacgaCCAAACCTGTCTTAGAGAAATACAGTTAGAAAACTGGATTTAataactaaaattttaaaagtgtGTGTACTAGcaagagactgaaaaaaaaaaaacagagactagGTGATAATATGTGCATGTTACATACCTGATAAGtgattaatatccagaatatacaaagaactagtacaaacaaaacaatgaaagtaacaacaaaaattaaaaaaacaaagatcccACTTAAAAATTGGCAGTGGACTTAGCTAAACTTTCTAAAAGAATATATGCAAATGACCATTAGCCACAAAaagagatgctcaacatcataagTCACTAGACAAATTCAAATGAAATGCATGAGATCCTACTTTACCTCTATTAgtctgttataaaaacaaaacaacacccactccttacaaacaaaaacaaagcaatgtGTATAGAAGTGGAGAAAGAGCATGCCTGCTTTGCTGCTGGGAATAGCAAATAGTGCAGcttctatggaaaacagtttggtggttcttcagaaggttaaacatagaagtacttgttgttaggtgccatcaggttggttctgactcacagtgactctatgaaCATCAGAAAAAAGACAATGCCTGGTTGAGGCCAATCCTAAGGatggttgctgtgtttgagcccgtatTTGCAactatggtgtcaatccatcagACTAAGTGTCTTCTATTATTTACTGGTTCTCTATCTCAATaatcatgatgtcattttctaggAGCTGGTCCCACCTGAAATCATGTCCAAAGTAGAGGAGATAAACCCtctatccttgctttcaaggaacattcagtctgtatttcttccaagacagatgttttcAATCTTCTAGCCATCCAcggaatattctatattctttgccaactctaTGCTGCaaaattatcaattcatcttccaccttctttattcattgtacagcattctcatgtgtatgaggcaagtgaaaacaccgtggcttggttcaggtgcacctcagtcctcaaaaatgacatcttggcttttcaaaattttaagaagactgttgcagcagatgtgcccaaggcAATAAgccgcttgatttcttgactgctgattccatgggtgttgattgtggtttaaaatcagaaacgcatgcatcaaggttgtatgctttcatgatatgtatttaatctgtatgttgactaAACTGAGAGGATGGACTATGTGAACAAGAATgtgtcatcaggattgaaggacgACCCATTATCAATAGTGGGAGGACACATCCCAGCttgatgaaagcaaagatgactgggagcacttactgatgaaaatcaaaactacagctttcagtacgagctacacctgaacataaagaaaacaaaaatcctcacaactggattaataagtaacaacataataaatggacAAAACACAGTTACCATAGCAAGCAGCAATAACACACCTAAGTATAAACtccaaagaaatgaacagaaggaCTAAAACAGTTATTTGTAAAGCAATGTTTAGAGAAGCATGATTCACGAGTGCCAAAGGGTGGAAGTATTTAAGTGTCCATCAGCATATGAACTGATATACAAAATATGATACATACAGTGAAACATTAGTCAGCCATCAAAAAGAATGGAGTTGTAATGCATGTTACGACATGCATGAATTACAAAAACACTATGTAAGTAAAGGAACCCGCACAAAATCCGATAACTATTTTACAGTTCCATTTATACTAGGTATCTAGAATAGGCCAATGacttattgcttaatgggtacaaagTGACTATGTGAAATGAGGAAAACATCCTGGAAATACATATTTGTAATTGTTATCACAGTATTATGAGTGTACTTAACATCGGTTaattgtaaactaaaaaaaaaaaaaaagaagtagtaaGAACTGTTATgtacattttaccacaataaaattaaaacaaaacaaaaacacacagaaaagttTGCTGACCACTGTAGCCAACAACTCCAGCCTTTAATTAATTTagtcttcagtagtgctttacgtAATACATGGATAAAGAGTTTGTTCTCATTACCCACTCTGCTTTGCTGTATGTATTTGAGTGCAGTTTTACATAAATTTTTTATCTCTACATTTCCCATACTAGAGGGTCCAGGATTGTGCAGATGATCttcgtgcttggctactaacaaaaagtttgGGGGATCAtttagaagcaccttggaagaaaggcctggtactctacttccaaaaaaaatttccattcaaaactctatggagcaggtctactctgacacacatgaggtcaccacgagtcaaaagtgactgggaggtaatttttttcctataaGTGGGTGGGCAAACGGCTTGAGAATGTCCAAAAGGACATCATGAGTATGACACGAGGGATCAAAGTGCTATGTGCAGTAACTTTGCCTCCCTCTTGGCTATTTCTCTGTTCAGTGAAAGTCAGAGAGAATGACAGAGAGGTTTGGAAGGAATCTGTGCAACTAACTATGCCTACACCCTGCTTTCGAAAATATAGAGATTAAGCAGGAACCTGTGGAACATTACTTTATAGTCTTCCTATTACtcgacaataaaaaaaaaaaaaaggaaaacaaaaagataaatgaactcagacaagaaaagaaaatgaaaagggcagACAGAGAAAATGAACAAGTATTTTAAATGCTAATGTGGCAACCCAAGTCCTTCTAAGGGTTCTGACCGAAAGGTAATAAAGTGGTCCTTCAGGctagttttcctgaggataatTAGCAGGGTGTGTTGATCCAGACTTCAAAACACTGGGCTTGTTGCTTCAGATCTAAGAAAGAAATATGACTGAGCTTCTCTAAGGTTTAAGGATTGAATCGACTGGAATtcagggggtttggtttgggttctcaGCCACCCTCACTGCCACCATTTCTGTCTAACAAGCAGGCTGATGGCAGAGGGGCTTCACGGTCGAGGTGGGTGTTCTTGAGGCTCCAAAGGGAATATGATGGGGAGAGCTCGGAAAGAGGATGCTTCCAGCCAAAGCCATCAACGCGAGATTGCCTGCGAGCAGTTCTCCTGGAGATCAGATGTGACAGGAGGGTTTCTGGCTGCGTGGAGTAAGGAAACACATGGTGCAGGCTCCTTGTATAGGACACCGATTTCAGCCACGCTATGGGTTGTCCCCAGCTGAGGAGCCATgcacaaaacctgttgccctgcagttgattttcactcatagcggccctaaaagacagagtcgaactgccccatagagtttccaaggagcgcctggtgggtttgaactgccgggcctttggtgagcagcagcaGCCTTTAgaaactacgccaccagggtatccaactGAGGACGGAGAGACAAATGAGTACCTCTGGAGGCAGGCAGAGTAGAGAGGAGCCACCGTGTGCCTGTAGGTGCACCCTGGACCTCCTGCAGCGCTAATGAGGAGGGTCCAGCCATGTTCCAGCTGGAAGGCCAAGAtgaccccctctgtcctgtgCAGGGCGCCCTCTGCAGGCTGGCCCCGGTAGTGCAGAGGCTGCCCTGAGTCTGAGCGAGGCAAGGGGCAGGGTAGGAGTAGGAGCAGTCTAGCCCCTGGCCGTCACTGATTGGTTGCGTTTGGCGACGTCGCCAGTGCCGGGAAAAAGGCCCGTTCCCGCCAAGTGCCGAGATTCTCTCCAGAGAGACCTGCTGGCACCCAACCTCGCTCTCCACGAGCAGAGAAGTCTGAGAAGAGGAACTGACCAGGGCCAGGTGCGTCTACCGTCCCCGGGAGGTCTTCACCCCCGCGGCAGCCGACCAGCCCCCATGGCGAGTGAGGCGCGGCCTGGGGAAGGCAGGGCTGCCTGGGGAGGACAGCGGCCTGCGAAGTGGCCCTTTAAAAAGACGGTACCCGGTGTGTCCCGGGGAGCAGCCCCCGGAGAGCTGTAGCGCCAAGATGGAGCAGGCCGCAGCTGGTGCGCAGGCGAAGGACGAGACGCCTGAGGAGGCTGCCATCTTCCGTGGGTTGCTGGTAGAGGAGAGCGGGGCGTGGGGGGAGAAAGCGGAGGCGCAGAAGCAGGAGGTGGTCGTGGTGGAGGACATAATTGAGGAGGTGGAGGTCGTGACCGTGGGGGACGAGGAAGAGCAGGAACAGGCGGAGGAGCAGGAGCAGCGCGAACAGCCCCAGGCCGAGCAGGCCCAGTCTTCGCCTGGACCCTCCAGCACCCAGCGCTACCTGGAGGCCCTGCAGGCCTTGGAGGCCCTTCAAATGGAGATATGGCCTGTGAACACCAAGGCCAGCAGGGCCTACTTTCGCCTGAGGAGTAAGCTGGTGCAGAGTTGTAAGCCACACCTCGGCCGCAGAAGCGCCATCATTCAGGGCATCCCAGGATTCTGGGTCAAAGCAGTATCCTTTCAGTGGGAGCTCCGACTGATGGGAGGTGGGTGAGGGAAGAGGGTTAAAAGAGCAGAAAGGTGGGTGGGGAGGGTGCATGGTGTCCAGAGGGGACACAGGTAGTGGAATAGAGCCAGGGCAGCATCTACACTAAGCAAACCCTGAGGTGGGGACTGCAGGTGAATCTTTTGGCCCTGTCCTGAGCAGGGCATACCTTTCCAGGGACTAGGAGCAGAGGCCACAGGCAGCATAAGAATAGCTTCCAGGAACCTGAATGTCCATGCCAGTCAGTCActaaaaaacaaatccagtgctgccgagtcgattcttactcatagcggccctagagggaagagtagaactgccccatagagtttccaaggagcgcctcatggattggaactgccagccctttggttagcagtcctagtACTTAACCACCCCGCCACCGGGGTTTGCATTCAGCCACTACCAGTACCTCATCCCCAAAAGGCAAGGTTCTCCTTACTCATGTTTTCTTTGCTGAGCAGCCGTTGTCTTTTACACGATCTCAGCACCCCACCCCAGAACACACCAGCGAGCTCCAGCCTCTACATCCACATCCCCCTCTCCACAGTCTCCAGATATGTGCCCTCTCATTGCCTCATAGGAATCCGTCAGAGCTCCAAACAGAACCAAGCACCCATGCGAAGTGTCTGGGGTTCATCTAGGACACATAGCATCAAGGGTTTGCCCTCAGCATCCTGACTGAGGACCAGAGGCAGCCACAGGAGAGGAGGACAGCCCACATGAAGACAGTAGCAGTGTAAGGTAAATTACAGCACATAGAGGGTCAGGTATCAGGAGTCTCAGGAGACAGACTATTTGTGAGCCTAAGATAGCTTCACATGAGCACAAAGGCCAGGACAATACTAGGCCTCAAGATGCATATGTTCATTGGACGACAGTTGAGGGGGAGTGTGGGTGGGTGTGGCAATGACAGGAGGTCTGGGAGACTGCCTGCCCAGCCACTGGTTGCTGGCCATGTGTGCTCATCTGTTGTGACCTCTACTGTGCCTGGCCTCAGAAAGCTTCTTGACCCCATACAGGTTGCAAACCACCCTCAGATGTCAGCCTTGGTCAGTGAGaaagatgaagacatgctcagctACCTGATCAATTTGGAGGTTAGACCCAGAGCTCAGGTGGGGAAGGGGAACTAGAAAGGATTCATCCATACAAACAGGCATGGGCTCGTCTCCCCAAAAGGGGAACTCTCCTAAAAAAGACATCTCACCTTCCTCATCTGCTCATTTCTCCCAGGTAGAGAATTTCATCCATCCCAATAATGGCTGCaaaatcatatttttcttttggagGAACCCCTGTTTTCGGAATGAAGTGATCATTAAGGGATATGACATTACCATCACTGGTAAGAAGTGGCTCCCTTGATGGATAGATTGTCAGAGGTGTTTTGTAGGCCAACATGATCTAGGCCTTTTCCTCCATTCCTGTATTTCCCCAGGATATACGGCATTTTATTCCACTCCGATCCAGTGGTTCCAGAATTATGAATGTGAGGCTCACGGCCTCAGGCATCATGACACCAGCGTTAACTTCTTCACCTGGTTGTCTCTTCCCAACTTCTCAGGGTGTAACAGGATTACTGAGGTAGGCCTTTGTAGATAAGGTGAGAAATGGCTTGATGTGTTCCCAGCTACTTTGGAAATGAGTGCTGACCCTGGCATGATCTTTCTGTTTGCACTACCAGATCATCAACAAGGACCTATGGATTAATCCCCTGAAGTACGACCTGAGTGAGGGCAGAACCAGGACAGGAATGGGGAGAGACCAGGTGAGGACCATGGTACGGGGCGTTGACATGAGGGTTGTCTGGGGACCAAGGAGCACCTTCTAGAGTCAGTGTGAGATGGgaacattagagaaatgtaatgCAAAATAGGCTATAGCTAGGATAACTTAATCTCAGTGAGAAGTATGACTGCCCATGGAGACTCAGAGAGAAGTAAGGATGTATTATTAATATGTGTTCTCTGGACTATCATTTCATGGCTATGAAAGCACCCTCAGCCCTCCTGCCTCCCCTGAAGTTCTGCCTCCTGCTCAGGTCCTCCTAGCATCCTCCCACCAGTATCCATAAATCTTTATCAGTGAGTCATCCTTAGAATTTACAATTCCATGGGAAGGTTGTGCAAGATTGTGGAGGATAGTTTTGAATTTATGTGGGAGGAAATGTAATAGATCACAAATATGGAACAGACAGTCCATGAGGAGTTAACACAGTATTTAATATATTTCAGTGAAAATATGTtgtgtgcctgtgtctgtgtgtgtgtatgtgtcatcAAGGTCACTCCCAGCACTTGGCATGAACATGATGCAGCATCAAACTTCACCTAAaggagtacaaaaaaaaaatccaagaagccaCTTTAGATTTGGAAATGAATAATCAGCACAGATCCTGTGAACAGGACAGAAATGAAGAAGCAGTTGGATGGTAGAAGATAAAAAGGGATTGAGATGCAGATAAACCTTGAAGGATATTGAAAAATAAACACTTCCAAGTGTCTGTCTGTGTCTAAGTGTGAGTACATATGCTAGGTAGGTGGTGACTTGAAGGAATAAAACAAATCCTGACACTGGACTTTTGAAATCACTGCTCAGGAGGTCCCAGTGTATAGGGGGAGCCAGGACTATAAAGCCAGAGGGAAGGGATTCAACAGGCTTTGAGGACACAATTCTTTCCACAGGACAGTACCTG
It encodes:
- the LOC135228994 gene encoding testis-specific Y-encoded protein 3-like, coding for MMGRARKEDASSQSHQREIACEQFSWRSDVTGGFLAAWRRPLQAGPGSAEAALSLSEARGRVFTPAAADQPPWRVRRGLGKAGLPGEDSGLRSGPLKRRYPVCPGEQPPESCSAKMEQAAAGAQAKDETPEEAAIFRGLLVEESGAWGEKAEAQKQEVVVVEDIIEEVEVVTVGDEEEQEQAEEQEQREQPQAEQAQSSPGPSSTQRYLEALQALEALQMEIWPVNTKASRAYFRLRSKLVQSCKPHLGRRSAIIQGIPGFWVKAVANHPQMSALVSEKDEDMLSYLINLEVENFIHPNNGCKIIFFFWRNPCFRNEVIIKGYDITITGYTAFYSTPIQWFQNYECEAHGLRHHDTSVNFFTWLSLPNFSGCNRITEIINKDLWINPLKYDLSEGRTRTGMGRDQVRTMVRGVDMRVVWGPRSTF